Part of the Erwinia amylovora genome is shown below.
AGTTCGTCGGCAAAACGGGCAACAAGCATTTCGGTCAGCGGCACAATATCCTGCGGACGGTCGCGCAGCGGCGGCAAATTAAGCGTCAGCACGTTGAGCCGATAGAACAGATCTTCGCGAAATTCGCCGCGTTGCACCAGCTCCATCAGGTTCTTCTGAGTAGCGCAGATGACCCGCACATCGACATGCACTTCATGCTCTTCACCCACACGCCTGAAGGTTCCATCATTAAGAAAGCGTAACAGCTTAGTCTGCATGCGCGGCGACATTTCACCGATCTCGTCCAGCAGTACCGAGCCTCCGTTCGCCTGCTCGAAAAAGCCTTTTTTCCCTTGCAGCGCGTTGGGATAGGCCCCCGCCGCGTGACCAAACAGCTCACTCTCCGCAACATCATCCGGCAGTGAGGCGCAGTTAAGGGCAAGAAACGGCTTTTTACCTCGCGCGCTGCGCATATGACAGGCGGCGGCCAGCATATCTTTACCGGTACCGGTTTCACCGACAATCAGCAGAGGCGCATCCAGCATCGCCAGCTTACGTGCCTGCTCCAGCACCTGGCGCATCTTCGGGCTAACCGCAACAATATGTTGAAAATCGCTATCGTCGTTAACCGCCAGGTTTTGCAGCTGCTGGCCCATACGCGCCGTCGATTTAAGCAGGATCACGCCCCCGACAGGGTCAGGAGTAACCTGCTCTTCGCTCCGGGCATAAACAGGCGTGACTTCCATCAGAAAATCACGCCCCTGTAACACCACATGATGTGCCTCCGGACGTATGCCATCGTCGTCAAGCCAACGCTGAAAATTGAAGCCGGGAATAAGCGCTCCCGCGTTATAGTTGCGCATTTTTTCTTCGTTCAGTGCAAACAGCGTCTGCGCGGCGGGGTTGGCAAGTTCGACTTTGCTTTTTAGATCAATGGAGAAGACCGGCTCCGGCAGGGCAACCAGTAGCGCGCTGAGCGCACGATGCTCACGTTCTGAAGGAAGATAGGCGATGGTACGAACATCGGTAACGCTGGCAATACGGCGGATATCGGCCATGAGCTGGCTGAACTGTTCAAAGCCGACATGAGAAAAATTGAGGT
Proteins encoded:
- the tyrR gene encoding transcriptional regulator TyrR, whose amino-acid sequence is MRLEVFCQDRIGLTRELLDLLVERGIDLRGIEIAAIGRIYLNFSHVGFEQFSQLMADIRRIASVTDVRTIAYLPSEREHRALSALLVALPEPVFSIDLKSKVELANPAAQTLFALNEEKMRNYNAGALIPGFNFQRWLDDDGIRPEAHHVVLQGRDFLMEVTPVYARSEEQVTPDPVGGVILLKSTARMGQQLQNLAVNDDSDFQHIVAVSPKMRQVLEQARKLAMLDAPLLIVGETGTGKDMLAAACHMRSARGKKPFLALNCASLPDDVAESELFGHAAGAYPNALQGKKGFFEQANGGSVLLDEIGEMSPRMQTKLLRFLNDGTFRRVGEEHEVHVDVRVICATQKNLMELVQRGEFREDLFYRLNVLTLNLPPLRDRPQDIVPLTEMLVARFADELGVARPKISSQMNAFLTRYTWPGNVRQLKNSLYRALTQLEGDALRPHDIVLPEQAMALPLGDEVIEGTLDEITSRFECSVLTRLYLSYPSTRKLAKRLGVSHTAIANKLREYGISQKKIDME